One Aspergillus oryzae RIB40 DNA, chromosome 2 genomic window carries:
- the rmtA gene encoding protein-arginine omega-N methyltransferase HMT1 (protein arginine N-methyltransferase PRMT1 and related enzymes) gives MPKAMGINERMPRRKVQQFQAHGQHDPNHTDGRQEGPCFKDDVRTRSYRDSIYQNRHIFKDKVVLDVGCGTGILSMFAAKAGAKHVIGVDMSSIIEKAKQIVACNGLSDKITLLQGKMEEVVLPYPKVDIIISEWMGYFLLYESMLDTVLYARDRYLVPGGKIFPDKATMYLAAIEDGEYKDDKIGFWDNVYGFDYSPMKEIALTEPLVDTVEMKALVTDPCPIITLDLYTVTPADLAFKVPFSLTAKRSDFIHAVIAWFDIEFGACHKPITFSTGPHAKYTHWKQTVFYLRDVLTVEEEEVVSGVLENKPNDKNKRDLDITISYKFETTDNLRYSEGSCFYRMC, from the exons ATGCCAAAGGCTATGGGCATCAATGAGCGCATGCCACGGAGGAAAGTCCAGCAATTCCAGGCTCATGGCCAACATGATCCAAACCACACAGATGGCCGGCAAGAGGGTCCATGTTTT AAAGACGATGTCCGCACCAGATCTTACCGCGATTCTATCTACCAAAACCGTCACAtcttcaaggacaaggttgtTCTCGACGTCGGTTGTGGAACTGGTATCCTCAGCAT GTTTGCTGCTAAGGCTGGTGCTAAGCACGTAATCGGTGTGGATATGTCCTCTATCAtcgagaaggccaagcagATTGTCGCTTGCAACGGCCTGTCGGACAAGATCACTCTCCTCCaaggaaaaatggaagaGGTTGTCCTCCCTTACCCCAaggttgatatcatcatctccgagtGGATGGGTTACTTCCTCCTCTATGAGAGCATGCTGGACACTGTTCTCTACGCCCGCGACCGCTACCTTGTTCCCGGTGGCAAGATCTTCCCCGACAAGGCTACCATGTACTTGGCTGCTATCGAAGATGGCGAGTACAAGGACGACAAGATCGGAT TCTGGGATAATGTGTACGGGTTTGACTACTCCCCCATGAAGGAGATTGCCCTCACGGAGCCTCTCGTGGACACCGTTGAGATGAAGGCCCTCGTCACCGACCCTTGCCCCATCATTACCCTTGATCTCTACACCGTCACCCCGGCCGATCTCGCTTTCAAGGTTCCCTTCTCTCTTACCGCCAAGCGCAGCGACTTTATCCACGCTGTGATCGCTTGGTTCGATATCGAGTTTGGCGCCTGCCACAAGCccatcaccttctccaccggCCCCCACGCGAAGTACACACACTGGAAGCAGACCGTCTTCTACCTCCGTGATGTTCTGACcgtcgaagaggaggaagtcGTTTCGGGAGTGTTGGAGAACAAGCCCAATGACAAGAACAAGCGTGATCTTGACATCACTATCTCTTACAAGTTCGAGACCACGGATAACCTTCGTTACTCCGAGGGTAGCTGCTTCTATAGAAT GTGCTAA